From Argopecten irradians isolate NY chromosome 12, Ai_NY, whole genome shotgun sequence, one genomic window encodes:
- the LOC138336949 gene encoding uncharacterized protein codes for MAFVWRNGVRFFFFYLSTTVVCVRADTCENVRTETISDVYLGGSGYKTVSPCGYQQCLSLCMAARECQSINYDLVRLTCELNTDTYTAASSLSVRDGNIYKDMNGTDNATAQIGNCQKSTCPDYHTCVKLTNGSRVCMAPVPDIQTTTTTSTTSKITTSTTTTTMEPTTTALTCVAPYTLNHTADLCLYYGTSYTWAQANNNCPGSGRLYVADTTDKRAAADAMCPADTSCWLGAAFNGGTCTWSTGDVFAEADSGTGDCLRVRNSVFKGGSCTTAVSYICEQI; via the exons ATGGCTTTTGTATGGAGGAACGGCGTCaggtttttcttcttttatctGTCTACAACAG TTGTTTGCGTCAGAGCTGATACATGTGAGAATGTAAGAACAGAGACCATCAGCGATGTATACCTCGGAGGCTCCGGCTACAAAACCGTTTCTCCCTGTGGCTACCAGCAATGTCTTTCCCTGTGTATGGCCGCCCGGGAATGTCAGAGTATCAACTATGATCTGGTTCGTCTAACCTGTGAACTTAACACCGATACGTACACGGCAGCAAGTTCTCTATCAGTCAGAGATGGTAACATCTACAAGGACATGAATGGAACAGATAATGCTACTGCTCAG attGGTAACTGTCAAAAATCCACCTGTCCGGATTATCACACCTGTGTAAAACTCACAAATGGTAGCAGAGTGTGTATGG CGCCCGTACCCGACATACaaacaacaaccacaactagCACGACTAGCAAGATTACAACTAGCACGACTACAACTACGATGGAACCTACAACCACAG CCCTTACCTGTGTAGCCCCGTACACATTAAATCATACGGCAGACCTGTGTCTGTACTATGGGACATCATACACTTGGGCCCAAGCCAACAACAATTGTCCTGGGTCTGGTCGTCTGTACGTTGCCGATACTACAGACAAAAGGGCTGCCGCGGATGCCATGTGCCCTGCAGACACAA GCTGCTGGCTTGGGGCAGCTTTCAATGGTGGCACATGTACGTGGTCGACTGGAGACGTGTTTGCCGAGGCTGACAGTGGAACCGGCGACTGCTTGAGAGTGAGAAATTCCGTATTCAAGGGAGGCAGCTGCACCACAGCGGTATCATACATTTGTGAACAAATTTAG